A single window of Pieris rapae chromosome 4, ilPieRapa1.1, whole genome shotgun sequence DNA harbors:
- the LOC110994528 gene encoding uncharacterized protein LOC110994528 isoform X5 produces the protein MKNRIIKYEKEWAVAQEKYGNISYIKKYLDVKNKIQASQDNLKALLNQSNELSTQINKKRYEMAALEKERVIKLAQFIVIDRPMFLKTLNENVARKRKLSVTNQQIMKEKRFVPTSASPKMNVDVKIPASTESPQSNVGLLLPPIQMQSVDLDVLSVRLNEIKKMEISKHNEIANIPVTETIQKVNTPHLKDDYISSYFDVCSVTKADTNDYSNKKLIHILEDIKLNENETNDIIAKVTPSKLHDVNVIESKYTKAADSKEKDFNEKQNSDRLSQKTPIETGEIEEINLTASNSQALVVLPPTQFMDLTQETQYTHTPESGILKDGFSRKSQEKKVCFELKGNEPENMDVDSSLLNTSVKNMVLKKNNLDLSPEFIYSKNTLQTKPKDNIVTSKFFKKEDQNVAEPKEYENNNVNSNIIDKDKQNNPETTEYQSVGSTSQVSRNVVQAGEAVRPMGGLLFAHSPHRLLESLDLSCTDNAEGDSEYLHGIDSSLLMSPKADDIQNNEDQNNKSEGIFNFLAGIKRPDFKFSGSGAPKQETGTGSQENNNFNFSFGGETKKKGGLFSMFR, from the exons atgaaaaatagaataatCAAATATGAAAAGGAATGGGCCGTTGCTCAGGAGAAATATggaaatatatcttatatcaaGAAGTATTtagatgtaaaaaataaaatccaagCAAGCCAAGATAACTTGAAAGCTCTTTTGAATCAATCCAATGAGCTATCCacacagataaataaaaaaagatacgAAATGGCTGCCCTCGAAAAAGAACGCGTCATAAAACTAGCTCAGTTCATTGTTATCGATCGACCTATGTTTTTGAAAACGCTAAATGAAAATGTCGCAAGGAAACGCAAACTATCAGTTACCAATCAACAAATAATGAAAGAGAAAAGATTTGTCCCAACAAGCGCTTCGCCGAAAATGAATGTGGATGTTAAAATACCTGCTTCGACTGAAAGTCCACAAAGTAATGTAGGGTTGTTG TTACCACCGATTCAAATGCAAAGTGTGGATCTCGATGTATTAAGCGTTCGTTTGAATGAG ataaaaaaaatggaaatttcCAAACATAACGAAATAGCTAATATACCAGTCACTGAGACGATACAAAAAGTTAATACTCCACACTTAAAAGACGATTATATATCTAGCTACTTCGATGTATGTAGCGTAACTAAAGCAGATACAAACgattattcaaacaaaaaactaatacaTATTCTGGaggatattaaattaaatgaaaatgaaactaATGATATTATCGCGAAAGTGACACCGAGCAAGCTACACGATGTTAATGTGATTGAATCGAAATATACAAAAGCTGCCGATTCTaaagaaaaagattttaatgaaaagcaaaacTCAGATCGACTTTCACAG aaaactCCCATCGAAACTGGTGAAAtagaagaaattaatttaaccgCTTCCAATTCGCAAGCACTGGTTGTGTTGCCACCCACACAGTTTATGGACTTAACACAG GAAACACAGTATACGCATACTCCAGAAAGTGGTATATTAAAAGATGGATTTTCCCGG AAATCCCAAGAGAAAAAAGTATGTTTCGAATTAAAAGGAAATGAACCGGAAAATATGGATGTAGACAGCAGTTTGCTAAACACAAGTGTCAAAAATATggtgttgaaaaaaaataacttagatTTGTCCCCCGAGTTCATTTACAGCAAAAATACGCTGCAAACG AAACCAAAAGACAACATTGTAACatcaaaattctttaaaaaagaagATCAAAATGTTGCGGAACCTAaggaatatgaaaataataatgttaacagtaatataattgataaagataaacaaaataatcctGAAACTACTGAATATCAATCAGTCGGATCAACTTCTCAGGTATCAAGAAATGTAGTACAA GCTGGTGAAGCTGTAAGGCCAATGGGGGGATTGCTCTTTGCTCATAGCCCACATCGTTTATTGGAATCTCTGGACTTATCATGCACAGATAATGCTGAAGGTGATTCAGAATATCTTCATGGAATtg ATTCAAGTCTTCTCATGTCTCCAAAAGCAGATGACATTCAAAATAATGAAGatcaaaacaataaatctGAAGGAATATTCAATTTCTTAGCAG GAATAAAAAGacctgattttaaattttcggGATCTGGTGCTCCAAAGCAAGAAACAGGCACGGGAAgccaagaaaataataatttcaacttTTCATTTGGTGGTGAAACAAAGAAGAAGGGAGGGTTATTTAGTATGTTTCGTTGA